Part of the Ignavibacterium album JCM 16511 genome, AGGATATTGAATTAAAAGATTATCAACCTGAACTCCCTGATCATTCACAGCGTTCAGAACTCCGGAGCCAACAGTTGAATTATCCGATGAAATCCAATATTTACCATTCACATAAACCAACCCATAACCGGAATTGTAGAATGTGTTACCAGGTAAATTTACAGTTTGAATCAATGTTTGTGAAAAAATGCAGGTTGAGAGAAGAGCAAAGAGTATAAATAATTTTTTCATCTCTAAACTCCTTTCAAATAGGTGAAATAAAATTTTAATTTCTAGGATGAGCTTTAACCCATTCTTTGATATACTCAGCAATCGCAGTAGTAGAAGAACCGGGCGTAAATAATTCACCAACGCCCATCTGTTTTAATTTCTGTATATCTTCCTCGGGAATAATTCCGCCACCGGTAACAAGGACATCTGTAACTCCGCGCTCTTTTAGAAGATTAACAATCTTTGGGAAGATTGTCATATGAGCACCAGAAAGAATACTTATACCAATTACATCAACATCTTCCTGAATTGCAGCTTCAACAATCATTTCCGGAGTTTGTCTCAGACCAGTATAAATAACTTCCATTCCGGCATCACGCAATGCTGCGGCAATAACTTTTGCACCTCTGTCGTGGCCATCAAGACCAGCTTTGGCTACTAATACTCTTATTCTTCTATCCATTTATTAAGCCCTCATATTTTGAAATGAATGACTTAATTTGTTCAGCGAAGTTCCGTATTTCATTGTCATCATATTCTTTTGTTCTTGGTTTCATCAGAAAATCATTTTCGAATCTTGGTATAATATGATAATGGAAATGGTAAACTGTTTGTCCTGCTGATGCTCCGTTATTCGAGATAATATTAAATCCATCAGCTTTCAAAGATCTTTTTACTGCGCCGGCAAGATATTGTGTAAGTCTTGTAATATCTGAAAGTTCTTTTTCAGGAACTGTAAGAAAATTATCGAAATGTTCTTTTGTAATAACTAATGTATGCCCATAATTGATAGGATTGATATCGAGAAAAGCAAGAAATTTTTCATTCTCAAAAAGAATTTCTGCCGGAGATTTTTTCTGAGCTATTTCGCAGAAGATGCAATCCATTTAGTCACCTTATATTTTTAATACAAACTTAAAATAAATTAATAACTTTTTCCTCTTAAATCAGGTATTCATTTTCTCTTCCAAAAACACCGAATATACCACCAGTATGAACAAATATGTATTTCATTCCAATATTTTTAGCGAGATAATTTTCATAATATGCAACGAATGCTTTACCTGTGTAAGCCGGATCGAGTAGAATTGCGGTTTCTTTCGCAAAATTTCTAATAAGTTTAATTTTATTATTGGAAATATTTTTATAACCTTCTTCAGAATATCCATCAAGCACAACCAGATTTTCTGTTTTAATTCTTGTATTGAAATCATATTCAAGATTAACAGCTTCAGCCAGCATTAAAATCTTTTTTGTAATTACATCTTTAGGATAAAGGACATTAACTGCAATGATTTTCAAATCAAGATTAAGATTAGAAACTGCTGCAAGCATTCCGGCGCTTGTGCCACCACTTCCGGCAGCCGTTACGATTCCTTTTATTTTATTCAGGTCAACTTGTTTCATCAGTTCTGTAATAAATGAAAAGTAGCCAAAAATTCCGGTTGCAGTTGAACCACCTTCGGGAATTACATAAGCATTAATATTTTTTCTTGAAAGTTTTTCCCTTTGATATTGCATTATATCATTTACTTTCTCATAATCATTTTTATTCAGAAATAATATTTCAGCTCCGTACATTTTGTTCAGAAACAGATTACCGCTTGGAATTTTTCTTTCGCTTCCCCAAAGAAATAATTTCACCGGAATGCCGAGTTTCTTTGCTGCAATTGTTGTTGCACGCGCATGGTTTGACTGCTCACCTCCACAAGTGAAAATAATATCAGCTTTATTTCTGATTGCATCTGCTAAAATGTATTCAAGCTTTCTGACTTTGTTACCAGAAAGTTCACAACCAGTGAGATCGTCTCGTTTAATTAAAAACTTTTTGTCCTGATATTTGATAATCTCTAACGGAGTTGGAGTTAAAGCGAGATTAACTTTTTTTGGTGTTTTCATTTTAAAGTTTTTTCTTTTTGAGTTTTGAATATAACCGTCTTGCTATTTTCAGATCATCCGGTGTGTCAACCGAAAATGTATCAAACTCTGTTACCACAACTTTTATTTTAAATCCATGTTCAAGCATTCTAAGTTGTTCAAGTTTTTCCCAGCGTTCAAGATCTGTTTGTTCTAAAGAAGTAAATCTGAAAAGTGATTCTCTTCTGAATGCATATAATCCAATGTGTTTGTAAATGTCTGCCATCTCAAGTACTTCTGATTCATCTTTTGCATCTCTTACATAAGGAATTGTTGAGCGAGAGAAATACAAAGCAAAATTTTCGTAATCGAATACAACTTTCGGTATTGATGGTGAAGTAAGCTCGTCAACTGAGATAATTTTTTTTGCAAGAGTTGAAACATTTATGCTTTCATCAAACAGTAATGGTTCAATTGCCTGGTCAATCATAATTCCTTTAATAAAAGGTTCATCGCCCTGAATGTTAACAATGATATCAGCTCTCGGAAATTCCTTTGCAACAATCGCAATTCTATCTGAGCCAGTTTGAACATCGCGTGGCGTCATCATAACTGCTGCCCCAAATGATTTACAGACATCAGCAACTTTATCATCATCAACTGCAATTATGATTTTATTCAGCAACTTTGATTTTAATGCACTTCCATAAGTATGCTGAATCATAGGTTTTCCACCAATGTTAGCAAGTGGTTTTCCCATTAGTCTAGTAGATGCAAATCTTGCTGGAATAACTCCAAGAATGTATGGAGATTTTTTATCGGAGACTATCATAATTACTTTTTCTTGTCCTGAATTACTTTGGGCACTTTGAAATATTTTTCATCAGCTAAAGGTGCATTCCTGAGTGCATCTTCAGTTGTTATTGATGGTTTCAATTCATCATTTCGAAAAACATTCGTTGCTTCAATAGGATGAGAAAGTGGTTGAATATTATCAGTATTCAACTCATTTAGCTTTTCCATGTATTTTAGTATTTCATTCATCTGATGAGTAAAGTTTTCTAATTCTTCTTCATTAAATCTGAGTTTTGCAAGCTCAGCAATTTTTTCAACTTCTTTTTTGGTTACTGACATCTAATATTCCTTTTTATTTGCGATGATAATTTGTCTGACTCTTTCCATCAGTTCAACCTCATCCTGTTTTGATTTAATGTGGTCTGTAGTTATTGGTTTATCAATATGAAGATAAATTGTTCCTCTCTTCAATTTAAATGTTCCTTTTGGAAGAATTTTTTCAGTTCCGTTTATTGTAACCGGCACGATAGGATAACCAACTTTTGCAGCCAAATGAAAAGCACCTCTTTTAAATTCCTGTACTTTTCCCGTTTTACTTCTTGTTCCTTCAGGAAAAACTAGAACTGATATTCTCTTATTCTTCATCAATTGTTTTGCTTCCTCAATACTCTTTGCTGCACTTTCAAGACTTTTTCTGTCAATCATTATGTATGGGCCTAATCTTAATTGCCAGCCAAATAATGGAATTCTTGCAAGCTCCTTTTTGAAAATCATTGCAAGACGATTTGGTATTCCCCACTGCAGTGCAGTAATATCAAGCTGACTTGAATGGTTTGAAACAAAAACATAAACTGCTTTGGGATTAATGTTTTCAAGCCCATCAATCTTAATACTGATTCCACTAATTAATAATATTCCACCCGAAAATACTTTTGATAACCAATGATATAAAGTGAATGTTCTGTCAAGAAAAATAAAAATCAAACCAAACACTGAACAGATTGCAGTGTGAATTACAATTAAAAGCAATTTGATAACAGTTATCAATTCAATTGCTCCTTTAATCCGGTTAGTTCAATAATATTTTTTTGTGCAGCGAATTTTTCTATTGCAAAAACTCTTTTTTTAATTGACGGATGACTATAAAAAAACCATTCAACAAATGGATGAGGTTCTTTATCACCAAGATTTTGATCTGTCAGTTTGTTCAATGTCTGGATAAAGCTTAAAGGTTTCTTCGTAGTTTCGATTGCATACTGATCAGCTTCATATTCAAATTTTCTTGAAAGCATATTTCCTAACGGTGTTTGCATTAATCCTATAAGCATTGCCCACAAAGTAAGCAAAGGCAAGGCAGCAATTTCAGTTATAGACGAAAAGCCAAACCAGTTAAGAGTTGATTTATATAAAATTGAAATCACATAAAAGACAAGAAAGCTATTCATCGTTCCATAAATAATATTTTTAAGAATATGCTTTTTTTTATAATGACCAAGTTCGTGAGCAATAACTGTTTCGATTTCATCTTTTGTGTATGATGAAAGTAAAGTATCACCAAGAATAATTCTTTTAGTTTTGCCAAGTCCTGTAAAAGCAGCGTTTGCTTTCTTTGTGTTTTTACTCATATCGAAAGAATAAACATCCTGAACTTTTAATCCTGCCTGAATGGCTAAAGATTTTATTCTCTCTTTCAATTCTTCGTCTTCGATTGGTTTTACTTTATAAAAAATCGGGAAGATAACTATCGGGAATAGTTGAGATAAGATCACAGAAATAAAAAACATTGCTACAGCAAAAACCAACCACCAGTTATCTCCAAAATTTTTAAGTATAAAATAAAACAAAAGCAGAATCGGAATTCCTATTACACCTGAGACAACTGTTGACTTAATTCCCTCAGTAAAATATTTAAGTAAAGTTTGGTTAGATAAATTATACTTATGCTCAAGAATAAATGACGAATAAAAATTCAGTGGAAAGAAGATTATCGAAACTGCCACACCAATTATGATTGTGAAAAGAACTAAAACAATATAATCGGATTGAGTGAATGTGTAGAGCCAATCTGATAAAGCTTTACTATAACCGAAGCTAAGAAACAGAAAAGTTAGAATAAATAGCAATACTGTTTCTGAAATGCTTATAGCAAGCTTGATATTATTATACTTCTTGGAATTCATATTAGAAAAATATGCACATACTTATTACTTATCAATTTCAGAATAAGTATAAATCTTATTTCAATGACGCACTCATTTTATTAAGTTAAGAGTGTAAAAATCAAGGAGTACTGAAATGAAAAAATTAATTCTGATTGTTCTTTTCTCAGTTTCATTTATCTCAATAACTTCTGCACAGATAACCGCTCAAATTGGCGGTGGCTTATCTTACAATCTGCCGCAAGGAGATGCCGGTGGTACAACGGATGAATTTTACAAAGGTACGAAGTATGGTTTGTCAAATGGTTTCTCATTCTTTGCCAAAGCAAGAGCTGGTTTATTAGGCACATCATTCTTTGCAGAAATTGATTATGCAAAATTAAGTGGTGACGGAAATGCAGATGAAAACAGAGGGACAGTAGAAGTATCTCTGCAAAATTTCTCGGTAAAACTTGGACCGGAGATTATGATTGATATTCCACTTTCACCTGTATCTCCATATTTAGCACCTTATCTAATGATTAACCAATTCAGCGGTGAGGTTAAATTTCAGGGTGTATC contains:
- a CDS encoding outer membrane beta-barrel protein, yielding MKKLILIVLFSVSFISITSAQITAQIGGGLSYNLPQGDAGGTTDEFYKGTKYGLSNGFSFFAKARAGLLGTSFFAEIDYAKLSGDGNADENRGTVEVSLQNFSVKLGPEIMIDIPLSPVSPYLAPYLMINQFSGEVKFQGVSRVPSGTYDLKSATRIGAGGAVGVLFKLNPALKLDISIHYQLLNLFGKEFNAVDPVSVRRLDSYISLNDDKDPLYSSTSDDHIISDKRSINNLQFKLGLMIGL
- a CDS encoding lysophospholipid acyltransferase family protein, translated to MITVIKLLLIVIHTAICSVFGLIFIFLDRTFTLYHWLSKVFSGGILLISGISIKIDGLENINPKAVYVFVSNHSSQLDITALQWGIPNRLAMIFKKELARIPLFGWQLRLGPYIMIDRKSLESAAKSIEEAKQLMKNKRISVLVFPEGTRSKTGKVQEFKRGAFHLAAKVGYPIVPVTINGTEKILPKGTFKLKRGTIYLHIDKPITTDHIKSKQDEVELMERVRQIIIANKKEY
- the gatC gene encoding Asp-tRNA(Asn)/Glu-tRNA(Gln) amidotransferase subunit GatC, coding for MSVTKKEVEKIAELAKLRFNEEELENFTHQMNEILKYMEKLNELNTDNIQPLSHPIEATNVFRNDELKPSITTEDALRNAPLADEKYFKVPKVIQDKKK
- a CDS encoding 1-aminocyclopropane-1-carboxylate deaminase/D-cysteine desulfhydrase, encoding MKTPKKVNLALTPTPLEIIKYQDKKFLIKRDDLTGCELSGNKVRKLEYILADAIRNKADIIFTCGGEQSNHARATTIAAKKLGIPVKLFLWGSERKIPSGNLFLNKMYGAEILFLNKNDYEKVNDIMQYQREKLSRKNINAYVIPEGGSTATGIFGYFSFITELMKQVDLNKIKGIVTAAGSGGTSAGMLAAVSNLNLDLKIIAVNVLYPKDVITKKILMLAEAVNLEYDFNTRIKTENLVVLDGYSEEGYKNISNNKIKLIRNFAKETAILLDPAYTGKAFVAYYENYLAKNIGMKYIFVHTGGIFGVFGRENEYLI
- a CDS encoding cobalamin B12-binding domain-containing protein, coding for MDRRIRVLVAKAGLDGHDRGAKVIAAALRDAGMEVIYTGLRQTPEMIVEAAIQEDVDVIGISILSGAHMTIFPKIVNLLKERGVTDVLVTGGGIIPEEDIQKLKQMGVGELFTPGSSTTAIAEYIKEWVKAHPRN
- the kdsB gene encoding 3-deoxy-manno-octulosonate cytidylyltransferase, which gives rise to MIVSDKKSPYILGVIPARFASTRLMGKPLANIGGKPMIQHTYGSALKSKLLNKIIIAVDDDKVADVCKSFGAAVMMTPRDVQTGSDRIAIVAKEFPRADIIVNIQGDEPFIKGIMIDQAIEPLLFDESINVSTLAKKIISVDELTSPSIPKVVFDYENFALYFSRSTIPYVRDAKDESEVLEMADIYKHIGLYAFRRESLFRFTSLEQTDLERWEKLEQLRMLEHGFKIKVVVTEFDTFSVDTPDDLKIARRLYSKLKKKKL
- a CDS encoding M48 family metallopeptidase, with amino-acid sequence MNSKKYNNIKLAISISETVLLFILTFLFLSFGYSKALSDWLYTFTQSDYIVLVLFTIIIGVAVSIIFFPLNFYSSFILEHKYNLSNQTLLKYFTEGIKSTVVSGVIGIPILLLFYFILKNFGDNWWLVFAVAMFFISVILSQLFPIVIFPIFYKVKPIEDEELKERIKSLAIQAGLKVQDVYSFDMSKNTKKANAAFTGLGKTKRIILGDTLLSSYTKDEIETVIAHELGHYKKKHILKNIIYGTMNSFLVFYVISILYKSTLNWFGFSSITEIAALPLLTLWAMLIGLMQTPLGNMLSRKFEYEADQYAIETTKKPLSFIQTLNKLTDQNLGDKEPHPFVEWFFYSHPSIKKRVFAIEKFAAQKNIIELTGLKEQLN
- a CDS encoding HIT family protein, whose translation is MDCIFCEIAQKKSPAEILFENEKFLAFLDINPINYGHTLVITKEHFDNFLTVPEKELSDITRLTQYLAGAVKRSLKADGFNIISNNGASAGQTVYHFHYHIIPRFENDFLMKPRTKEYDDNEIRNFAEQIKSFISKYEGLING